In Proteiniborus ethanoligenes, the DNA window GGGAGAATGGTTGATTTACTTATAGCAGAATATAGGGAGGAGCATAAGAAGTAATAAAACCCTGTAATTTATAATCACAAGGTCTTTATGGCACACCCGAGAGGACTCGAACCCCCAACACCCTGATCCGAAGTCAGGTGCTCTATCCGTTGAGCTACGGGTGTATAATAATATTTTTAATAGTTCCTATGTTATTATTTTAAAGGCAAGTATCTGCCTTTAAAATAATAACATATTACAATCCTATTTACAATATACTTTACTTTCCTATAATCTACCCATAATAACTAGCTGTGTGCTTCTTTCTATGCCAAAGTTGTCAAAGTTTTTCTTTACATCTTCAGCCATTTTCATAAATTTATCAAATTCAGGATAATCCTTAATCTTAGCTACTTTTTGTGGTAGCTTATGAACTCTTTCAATTAATCTCTTATGTATCCCCTCGTCAGTTTCATAATCTTCAAAAATCTCATCTATTTGTATTCCCATATTTTTAATTAAATCAATTGTTTCCTGCTTTTTAAGTGTCTTACTATGATGTTCTCCTAACAATGTATCTATAAGTCCCCCTAGTTCATGTAGCATTACATGTGTCATCTGAGCAGGTGATTGTTCTTCACTAAATAGTTCACTTATAATAAATATACCGCCTGGTTTTAATACTCTTTTCATTTCAGAAAGCATTTTATTCTTATTAGGTAAATGATGAAGGGTATTTGACATGCACACCATATCGAAGGTATTATCTTCAAAATCCATGTTTTCTGCATCCATCACCAAGTATTTTATGTTAGGATAAGTATTTGTTTTATTGTTTTTCTCAATTATCTCTTCATCATTATCTATACCTATTATTTCAGTATAGCTTTTAAGCCCGTCTTTAAGCTTCATAATAAATGCTCCATCCCTAGTTGCTACA includes these proteins:
- a CDS encoding class I SAM-dependent methyltransferase; amino-acid sequence: MKKLRSKLKDVEGGKVLDVATRDGAFIMKLKDGLKSYTEIIGIDNDEEIIEKNNKTNTYPNIKYLVMDAENMDFEDNTFDMVCMSNTLHHLPNKNKMLSEMKRVLKPGGIFIISELFSEEQSPAQMTHVMLHELGGLIDTLLGEHHSKTLKKQETIDLIKNMGIQIDEIFEDYETDEGIHKRLIERVHKLPQKVAKIKDYPEFDKFMKMAEDVKKNFDNFGIERSTQLVIMGRL